The genomic interval TTGCATGCCCCGCGAGCGAGCCGCCTCGATACGTTCCTGCCACAAGGTCTGTGCCTCCCGTGGAACGACGGCGGTGGTGTCGCAAAGGGCCAGGCTCAGGAGACGGTCGCTGTGATTCAAGGCGATGCTCTGGCCCACCATGCCGCCCATCGAAAGTCCGACCCAGTGCACCTTGGCGATTTCGAGCGCGTCCATCAAGCGGACAGCGTCATCCCCCAACAGCTCCATAGTGTACGCATTCGCCGGAGCGTCGGCGCCGCCATGGCCCCGAGTGTCGTAACGCAGCACACGGTATCGGGACTCCAGGATTTCCATTTGAGGATCCCACATGGACAGGCTGCTACCTAAGGCGTGGCTCAACATGACTACGGATGCATCCTTTTTGCCCGTCAGCTCATAATTCATCTGAATGTCGTTGGCTTGGACCTTCAAAGGAT from Deltaproteobacteria bacterium carries:
- the pcaD gene encoding 3-oxoadipate enol-lactonase; the encoded protein is MKVQANDIQMNYELTGKKDASVVMLSHALGSSLSMWDPQMEILESRYRVLRYDTRGHGGADAPANAYTMELLGDDAVRLMDALEIAKVHWVGLSMGGMVGQSIALNHSDRLLSLALCDTTAVVPREAQTLWQERIEAARSRGMQTLVEGALDRWFTSGYRSGNHLELELIRRVFLATPVDGFVGCSEAIRRLAYLDRLSEITTPTLIVVGADDPGTPVAASEAMHERIPDSILVVLPSAAHLSNIEQAGAFNTTLMDFLREHGSTVA